One genomic window of Micropterus dolomieu isolate WLL.071019.BEF.003 ecotype Adirondacks linkage group LG14, ASM2129224v1, whole genome shotgun sequence includes the following:
- the tha1 gene encoding threonine aldolase 1, whose product MSLRRFTCRVLFKCFNHGVVASNARDAAAAVLGRSSTRGYYNTVKPRCTGPGGAAHVRVVDLRSDTVTKPGPGMRKAMAEAEVGDDVMGEDPTVNELQKIAADMFRMEAALFVPSGTMSNLIAVMVHCRERGDEMIVGDLSHLHIYEQGGSAQLAGVHATTVPNLPDGTFDMEQLESKIRHGYPDPHYPRSRLICVENTHNIQGGRVLPLTFLQEVRDLADRYGLSVHMDGARVMNAAVAQGLPPSTILQHTHTVSVCLSKGLGAPVGTMLAGPQDFISRAVRCRKALGGGMRQAGILAAAGKLSLLEMVGRLEEDHRNAKTFARALLDCDSSLFAVDMAAVETNILRFRLQDPSLSPSEFCARMGQVNEGEEAALGQGIQVLMYPHFGNSVRAVWHLEISPEDTKLAIQKMQFVVSQYLGQSDT is encoded by the exons ATGTCTTTGAGAAGATTTACCTGCAgggttttgtttaaatgtttcaacCACGGTGTCGTCGCTTCAAATGCACGAGATGCAGCAGCCGCCGTGCTGGGACGAAGCTCCACGCGGGGCTACTACAACACCGTTAAACCCAGGTGTACGGGACCGGGCGGGGCGGCCCACGTCCGGGTGGTGGACCTCCGCAGCGACACGGTGACCAAGCCTGGGCCGGGGATGCGGAAGGCCATGGCGGAGGCCGAGGTTGGAGATGACGTGATGGGAGAAGACCCGACAGTTAACG AGTTACAGAAAATTGCCGCTGATATGTTTCGGATGGAGGCTGCACTGTTCGTTCCCTCTGGAACCATGAGTAATCTCATCGCAG TGATGGTGCACTGCAGGGAGCGGGGCGACGAGATGATTGTGGGCGATTTGTCCCATTTACACATCTATGAGCAAGGAGGGAGCGCGCAG CTGGCTGGTGTCCACGCCACCACGGTGCCCAACCTCCCCGATGGAACATTTGACATGGAGCAGCTGGAATCGAAGATCCGCCACGGTTACCCCGACCCCCACTACCCCCGTTCACGCCTCATATGTGTGGAGAACACGCACAACATACAGGGAGGACGTGTGCTGCCTCTGACCTTCCTGCAGGag GTTCGTGATTTAGCAGATAGATATGGTCTGTCAGTTCACATGGATGGCGCCAGGGTGATGAACGCCGCTGTGGCCCAGGGGTTGCCTCCATCTACCatactgcagcacacacacaccgtcaGTGTGTGCCTCTCCAAG GGTTTGGGTGCCCCTGTGGGAACCATGCTGGCTGGACCCCAAGACTTCATATCCCGGGCAGTACGGTGCCGTAAAGCCCTGGGTGGGGGGATGCGCCAGGCTGGTATATTAGCAGCAGCTGGGAAACTGTCTTTACTGGAGATGGTGGGAAGACTGGAGGAAGATCACCGCAATGCAAAAACCTTTGCTCGAG CTCTGCTCGACTGTGACAGTTCTCTATTCGCTGTAGACATGGCGGCCGTGGAGACAAACATCCTGCGTTTCCGTCTACAGGACCCCAGTTTAAGTCCCTCTGAGTTCTGCGCCCGCATGGGGCAGGTTAACGAGGGAGAAGAGGCTGCACTGGGACAGGGGATACAAGTTCTCATGTACCCCCATTTTGGAAATTCGGTTCGGGCTGTATGGCATCTTGAGATATCCCCTGAAGATACCAAGCTGGCCATCCAGAAAATGCAATTTGTGGTTTCTCAGTACTTAGGGCAAAGTGACACCTGA